A genomic window from Streptococcus sanguinis includes:
- the xth gene encoding exodeoxyribonuclease III has translation MKLISWNIDSLNAALTSDSARAQLSQAVLQTLQAENADIIAIQETKLSATGPTKKHLEILTNLFPDYENTWRSSQEPARKGYAGTMFLYKKELTPTVTFPEIGAPSTMDVEGRIITLEFDGFFVTQVYTPNAGDGLKRLDDRQVWDAKYAEYLARLDEQKPVLATGDYNVAHKEIDLANPASNRRSPGFTDEERAGFTNLLAKGFTDTFRHLHGDIPNQYTWWAQRSKTSKINNTGWRIDYWLTSNRVADKVTKSDMIDSGARQDHTPIVMEIEL, from the coding sequence ATGAAACTCATCTCTTGGAACATTGACTCTCTCAACGCTGCATTGACCAGTGATTCTGCCCGCGCTCAGCTCTCTCAAGCAGTCCTTCAAACCTTGCAAGCGGAAAATGCAGATATTATCGCCATTCAGGAAACAAAACTGTCTGCGACAGGTCCGACAAAAAAACACTTGGAGATTTTGACAAATCTTTTCCCAGACTACGAAAACACTTGGCGCTCCTCACAAGAGCCGGCCCGCAAAGGCTATGCAGGAACCATGTTCCTCTACAAAAAAGAACTGACGCCAACCGTAACCTTCCCTGAAATCGGCGCTCCGTCAACCATGGATGTCGAAGGCCGCATCATTACGCTGGAATTTGACGGTTTCTTTGTCACTCAAGTTTATACGCCCAATGCTGGCGATGGACTCAAACGCTTGGATGATCGTCAAGTCTGGGATGCCAAATACGCTGAATACTTGGCAAGACTAGATGAACAAAAACCAGTCCTCGCTACTGGCGACTACAATGTGGCCCACAAGGAAATCGACTTGGCCAATCCAGCCAGCAACCGCCGTTCACCAGGCTTTACTGACGAAGAACGCGCTGGCTTCACCAACCTGCTAGCTAAAGGATTTACCGATACCTTCCGCCACTTGCACGGCGATATCCCTAACCAATACACCTGGTGGGCGCAGCGCAGCAAGACTTCTAAAATCAACAACACAGGCTGGAGAATCGACTACTGGCTGACCAGCAACCGTGTGGCTGACAAAGTGACCAAGTCTGATATGATTGACTCCGGTGCGCGCCAAGACCACACACCCATTGTCATGGAGATTGAACTCTAA
- a CDS encoding VOC family protein produces the protein MDYQAVIPEFVVSDIEKSRHFYCNLLGFSVQYERPEEKFLFLSLEDCQLMLEEGSAEELAQLTYPFGRGINISFGIEDVSQLHQKLLEADYPIHRPLTKREFRVGDSFIYPHEFAILDPDGYFLRFSE, from the coding sequence ATGGACTATCAAGCTGTCATTCCTGAATTTGTGGTATCTGACATCGAAAAATCACGCCACTTCTACTGCAACTTGCTGGGATTCTCTGTCCAATACGAGCGTCCAGAGGAGAAATTTCTCTTCCTCTCGCTTGAAGACTGCCAACTTATGCTAGAAGAAGGCAGCGCAGAAGAATTAGCCCAACTAACTTATCCCTTCGGACGTGGTATCAATATTTCCTTTGGCATCGAGGATGTTTCTCAGCTCCACCAAAAACTGCTGGAAGCTGACTATCCCATCCATCGTCCGCTGACAAAAAGAGAATTTCGAGTGGGAGATAGTTTTATTTATCCCCATGAATTTGCGATTTTGGATCCAGATGGTTATTTTTTAAGATTTAGTGAATAA